The genomic window gaagattatttttttaaaagctctttgtaTTCCACTGGAGGGCAAGCCCTCATGTACCTAAACTCAgctgcttcctttttctccccactccgctttgttttttcttttttcttttttctctgttttaaataACATGGGCATGAATATCATGTTTGAGACGATTTTCTTAGAACATATTCCGAAAAGTAGAAAAGCTGCGTCGGGGGATGGATGTTTTATGGCTCTTGATAAGTATTGCCAACTTGCTTTCCCAAAGGACTGGACCAGTTTGCAATGCCACCAGCCACGTATGACAGTACCGGTCTCACCATGCCCACGgcaacactgggtattatatgctttttatatatatatatatatatacacatgattTACTAACTTGGTTGGCAAAAAGCTACATCATTAATGTTTTAGTTTACATTTATTGGAGTGCTAGTTCAGTCGAACGTTTTTTATTTGTCTGTTAaacattcatatttctttttgtgacttgtccatgtcctttgtccatttttcttttagagCTTTGAGATCTCTTGatcttactatttttaatagcCGGTTGGCATTCTCTCTGcacatatgtgtacatgtatttgttttgttttaagttaatGTTACTTGAACACTTACTGGATCCCAGGCACACTTGTATATCTCATTGAGTCCTCATAAAACAGTGAGTCAAGTGCTATAATtatcccattgtacagatgagggaactggggCTAAGAAGGGGGAATTGATTTGCTCAGGGTCGCAGAGCTTGGGCTATAGGGCTGGAACTAGATATGAGAACACATTTGACCCATGTCCTCAATCCCTATGGTTCCCGTCCCAGTGTTGGAGCAAGGATTTGGATTGTCTCTTATGGTTCAAACACTTCCTGAGCACTAGGCCTCTGAGTTAGATGAGGCACCTGCCCTTATAGGGAGCTCCCAGGGTGGTTGGGTTGTGGGCAGTGGGAAGCAGACAGGAAATTGTGTAGTTGGTCCTAGAACAGGGAAGCTAGTGCCTCTGGGGACACAGAGTGGTTCTGAGAAGGCCTCTCAGAAGATAAACACCTAAAGGGAGATCTGAAGGATGACCAGGAAGTAGTGGGGGCAGAATagcccaggcagaaggaacagcatctgcaaaggcccagaggcggGAAGAAACCAGGCTTGTTAAGGGATGCACAGAAGCATGGCTGGAGTCTAGTGGGTGCATGTGTGGGGAGAATGGCAAGAAAGGAGgtctgggaggagggcagggccgGACCCCCGCAAGGTGAGGGACGAGCTCcttcccaagcagcagggagctaTGGAAGGATTTAGGCAGGTGGAGAGGAGTGAAGGCAGAATAAGCAGAGACCCTGGGCAAGCTACACCTCCACTTTGTGTCTATTTTGTCATTGGTAGAGATCACAGTACCTACCCTGATGGTGGCTGAGCCGAGTGACGGAGGCCGTGCACGCAAAGTGCTTAGCAACTGCCTGGTTCCCAGTAGACCtttgatggggtgggggggatagggcagtgtcttttttttttttttttttaagattttatttattcatctgagacacagatacagagagagagagagagggagagcttgagcagggagagaggcagagggagagggagaagcaggttcctcgctgagccaggagcccgatgtggggctcgatcccaggaccctgggatcatgacctgagccaaaggcagacgcttaaccatctgagccacccaggcgccccagggcagtGTCTTAATATTCCAGGGACCAGTCAGTCAACTTGCTGGCTCTTCCTATGGGTACTGTGCTGGGTCTTTCACACACCTTAAGGTGTGCCCCAAAGCGTGCCAGAGGGTGAGTGGGGTTGCACAAGCTGCTGATCAGGgtgtccctctcctcctcagcAGAATACCAGCCCTAAAGCACCCTCACTACGAATGCCCAAGGTGGGAGTGGGCCTTTGGctctcatctctctcctctggctgctgtgtgggaAGCTTCCCTGTCAAAGTCATCTGTGTTGTTTCCGTGATGCTCTGGGGGGCTGAACACCTGACTCTGGCCTCTACCATCCAACCACATTGTaacctctcttctcccttcttcctgcccgCAGGGAACCTCCGTGGCTACAACCTGGCAGCCCCGAACCTGACGGCCCCCAGCCTCACACCCCCCCAGCTGGCCACCCCAAATCTACAGCAGTTCTTCCCCCAGGCCACTCGGCAGTCCTTGCTGGGTCCCCCTCCTGTCGGGGTCCCCATGAATCCCTCCCAGATCAACCTTTCAGGGCGGACTCCGCAGAAACAGGCCcgcaccccctcctccaccccaccccagcgcAAGGTGAGTGGTGGCTAGGGGGGccgtgggtggggaggggagtcgGAAGGTCATACCTGGCTATCAGCCCAGCTCCACCCACGTGGCTCACGCCGGGCCTTCGGGCAGGTCACGTCCCTTtttgtcctcagtttccccatctgtaaaaagagGGGGGTAAGTGGGCCTTGTCTAGGGTTTCCCAAATTTCAGATATTCATGAATGTCCGATGCAACTTTTTCCACATCCCAACGCTACCAGTAATCTTACTGACCGAATGTTTCTCTTTGCAAACACATGGAGATACAGATGACACCGAGCATTGTCATAGTTTGAGGTGTCCTGCAGGCAGGCTCTTGGGGCTAACTGGAATGCCCAGGACCAGCTGGAGCCGtgcatttatttagcaaacatcTCTGAGTCTTGTAGGGGCCTCTGTGGTGCAGATGGTACATCTGCCTGACCCTCCTGGAGGTCTtaggctggggaggagggtggtagCAGTAGTGAGACATTCATGCAAATAATGTTCCCACCAATTAATTAAGACTGTGGAAAATGCCACAGAAAGGAAGCCCAAGCTCCTCTGGGAACCCATATTAAGGGTCTACTCTGGGgtcaggagggcttcctggaagaagtgccTGTGAGGCTCTGGGTGAAGGCCTGGGGCAGGACAAGGCCTAGGACTTTGGGGAACCAGAGAGAAGGCCAGTGTGGGcatagagagggggagggggggaagctgGCTGGAGATGGCATGGGGGCAGAGGTCAGATGGGGTGGTGGTTTTGGGCTTGGGTAAGGAAGGAGTACTCTAGAGTCAGAGGAATACAGCAGGATTTCTGACTGAAAGAGGCAAAAGACATGGTCAGGTTTGCATTTTAGAAGGATCCTGCTGGCTGCTTCGTGGAGAAGGTGCTTGGGGAGTCAGGAGGGCCCCTCTGTATCCCCCAAATCTGGGTTAACAGCCAGGCAGCTAGATGGACCCTCCTAGACACGATTCCTGGGGTGCTTAGGATCATCTGTGGGAAGCTCTGGGCCAGGCCTCACCAGAGGTCCCCGGATCCCTGGGCGCCTTCATCCCCTAGGGGCCCGTCACAGCTGCTCTTGGGCCAGGGTGTACTTACACGGGTGGGCGGCAGATGTCAGAACCAGTTTCTGAAAGGAAGCAGGATTCTTCTTCTCAGACGATACCTGTGGAAGACAAGTCAGACCCCCCAGAGGGGTCTGAGGAAGCTGTCGAGTCCCGAACAAACACACCAGAAGGTAAGAGAGGGAGGCTGCTGGCCCTTTGGAAGGGGCCATGGGTTGGGGCAGGTGGGTGCAGGGTCAGTGATGGAGGCAGACCTGGGGGGCAGGGCTCTTGGTGCAGGGGGAGTCCAGACCCTGTCTCTCGGAGCTAGCTTGTGCTCTATACGGCATCGGCTTGGCAGTCACTCATCTGTCCTCTGTTCCAGACCAAGATTCCCCACCCTGCCCGGATGACATCACTAAGGAGAAACGCACTCTAGCCCCTTTGCCTGAGTCTTGTGAGGCATCTGAGCCACCAGCTAAGAGGTCAAAGAGGTAACGGATGCTGAAAACCCGCTGGGGCCCAGGGGCCCTGTACCCTCATTCTTGcgaaggctgggggtgggtgtaGGTGGGGGGGTCAGGACCCTTCAGGGagctggaagaaggaaagggCCTTGGCGTCTGGCTTGCAGGAAGGTCAAACCCAAATCTGCATCTTACTTGGGAGGGCGCCCAGTTAGAGAGTCTCCGGTGTCTTCcctgggactgagccacccagaggcagCCTGGGTGGCCAGGTTGGAGAGGTGAACATGTGCATCTGGGACCTCAGAGTGGGCAGAGGGTGGGCGGCTTTAGAGGGCCTTGGATACATATTAGCAGATTGTGGGAGGTGGGGCTCAGTGATCCTCCCAATTTATTTAGGCGCGGCTGGGGCCCGCAGAGCGGCAGGCCCTTCCGCAAATGCCCAGCTTGTACGTGCTAGAACTAGGACTGAACGTGGATCTTGGTCTTTTTGAGGAGCCCCTGGGGTCAACTGGGAGACACAGGAAGCTATCTCTTGATCCTCCCTAGCTCAGAGTTGCCCACAGAGAGGGGGCCCCCCGGGCAGCTGCAGGCGAAGGTCCAGCCTCGGGCCCGCACCACGGCCCCGAAGCAGACACAGACACCCGAGCTGCTGCCTGAGCCGCCGGAAGCCCGAGTGCTGCCACCGTTGCAGCCCCGGGTTCTGCAGATCCAGGCCCCGGTGCAGGCGCAGGCGCAGGCGCAGCCACTGACGCCCCCCGCGGACGCCCCGGTGCAGCGCAGGCTGCAGAAGCAGGCGCAGACACAGACCTCCCCGGACCACGTGGGGCCGCAGCCGCTGCGGAAGGAGGCGGAGCTGCAGAGACAGGTGCCGCCGAAGGCACGTCCGCAGCCCCCGCCGCTGCCACAGCCGCTTCTGCCGCCGCCACAGCCGCAGAAGCAGGCACAGACGCAGACGTGTCCTCAGGCCCAGTCCCCGGAGCAGCCCCCGAGGCAACCTCCAGGGCCGTCGCCAGGCCAGCCGCCTGACCAGACTGAGGGACAGCCTCAGCCCCCGCCACGGGTGTCGGTGCCGGCCCTAGAGCCAGCGTCGGTTCCGGATCATTGCGTGGTGCTCGAGACACCGCCTGATAAGGGAGATAGTGGAGCCGGTAAGTGAGCACTGGTTCCCAGTTGCTCCATGATGGGACAGCCCTGCCCGGGCCCTTGGCTCCTTCCCTGGCGCCCTGTGGTCCTGATCAGGGCTCGGGGTTGTCCCCACCAGAGGCTTCAGGGTCCTGGCTGTGGATAGAGAAGGGGCTGTCAGGCCCAGGTCCCTTGGGGCCCGGTGGGAGATGGACCCATCTATTGTTTCAGACCTGGAGGAGGCCTCTCCAGAGCCAGGTGGCGCCCAGGTCAGCGTGGAGAGCCAGGAGGACTTGACCAGTGGCCTGGATGTGGGAGAATGTGAAAAACGAGCAAGAGAGATGCTAGGGGTGGGTCAACGTGCTACTGGGGCTGCTCGGGTACCGCGGGCCCAGCGCGGGAGGGCCTGCGCGCCCCCACTCCTCCGGGCCCCTCACGTTTCCCCACCACCCCTGGCCTGTGGGCGGAGCAGACTGGGCTTGACTGTTTCACGTGCCTTTGCTCTGAAGAACTGGAGGTACTTTTGGCGACAAGTCCCTTCCAGCCTGCCCATCCCCAAACTAGAGCCCTTGGTCCCCTCACAGGGGGAGCTTTGCTCTAGCGGGGAGAGCACAGAGCGAAAGCCTCTGCATGCGGTTCGGGTTCCTGCTCCGCCTCATAGGGGGACTGCAACCAAAACCGCTCTGTCTTTGTGCCTCCGTTTCTCCATCTCTCACAggagggtggggcggggtggaCTTCACAGTTGGGTGGGCTTAGGTTTGAGTCCCGGCTGTCGTCCGCCCCAGCTCTGTGAGCCTGGGCAGTCACCTACCAGCTCAGCACctccgtttccccatctgtgaaggGGGCTGTCAGGAGGGTCCGGGGAGATGCCACTCACGGGCGTTTGGCCCAGGGGCGGGCCCACCACAGGTGCCCCGCGGGTGGTagctctgcccctgctcccggTGCAGGTGTGGGGTGCCGGGGGCTCCCTGAAGGTCACCATCCTGCAGAGCAGTGACAGCCGGGCCTTCAGCACCGTCCCCGTCACCCCCATGCCCCGCGCTGGCGACTCTGCGTCTGCCGCCCTGGCCGCCGCCAGCACACCCTCTAAGCAGACCCTCCAGTTCTTCTGCTACCTTTGTAAGGCCAACTGTAGCAGCCAGCAGGTACTgtgggccggggccggggggtTCTGCTGGGCAGAGTGGGGGTGTCTGTAGGGCGTGCCCGAGTGGCCCCGTGGGCCCCGTGAGCGCCGTCCACGCCGTCCACGGCAGCTGTGCATCTGCTCTGGAAACATTTCCTGACCAGCCAAGAAGTTAGTATCCGCGCGTGCAGCAGGCCAGGTCTGAATCAGCCCTGACTAGCTGCATAGACGTCAGAAGGCGAACTCCCCTCCTTATGCCTCTGTTTGCTCGTGCTTCAGATGAAGAAGCATTTAGAACCCAccttgctgggcgcctgggtggctcagttggttaagcgactgccttcggctcaggtcgtgatcctggagtcccgggatcgagtcccgcatcgggctccctgctcagcggggcgtctgcttctccctctgaccctcttccctctcatgctctctctctctcattctctctctctcaaataaaatcttcaaaaaaacaaacaagaacccacCTTGCTGGGAGGCTCCGAGGATTCAATGACTTGACATTGAAATCACGAACCCCCGGCCCAGCCCAGAGCGAGCGTGGTGCCTTAACAAGAGCATTCTGCTCGTATTGTTATGACCATTTGCCGTTGCAGCCTGTGTCATCCTGAGCAGAGCAGTGGGGTCTGGAGGTCAGTCGGACTGCTCCTTGTCTGCGAGGGGCTCACACGGTGTCCAGGAGAAACAGCAGGAGCTCTGGCTGCTGTGTGCTCACTCGGGGCCTCAGGTCGCCATCCTCCTCTGGCCcccacagggctgttgtgagacAGATGGCCTCGGCGGCGGCGACACAGTGGCCATGAAGCTGAGGCCACAGGCTGCCTGCCCGGGCCCCACCCTCGCTCGTCGCTCCAGGGCTCACTCTTCATCCCACTGCAGGAGTTCCAGAACCACATGTCAGGGGCCCAGCACCAGCAGCGGCTCGGGGAGATCCAGCACATGAGCCAGGCCTGCCTCCTGTCCCTGCTGCCCGTGCCCCGGGATGTGCTAGAGAGAGAGGACGAGTGAGTGGGGGGTCTCGGAGGCTCCGTGCTGGGGGGTAGACGGTCTTGCAGGCCAGGCAAGGCCGAGAGGGGCCCTGAGTCCACCACCTGCAAGGTCTGCCTTTGGGTTACATATTGGTCGCCGCCGGAGGCCTCGTCACACTGTTAACTGTGGacctgtgggcctcagttttcctcatctgtgagatggcCTGGTAAAGGGTGCAGTGCAAGAGTTCATGAACTAGATAGTCTCTTAAGGTGCCATCTAGGCACTTCCCACATGGGAAGGAAGCGGGTGGTGGCACAGACGCCTGCTTCCCTGGCATATGTGCTGACCCCACCCGGGGATCAGTCATCTTGTGGCTTGAAGTTACAGCTACCCTGCCTGTCCCCCTTTCATTGTCATGGGCGCGTCATTGATCCAAAATGTGAGCCCTCCTGGAGTCCAGGACTAGCTCTTGGGCTGAGGAGGCCTGGTGGACACTGGAAGACCTTTCACCATCCTGTGGGCAGTCACAGAGGCCtacagggaggagagaagcaggtcAGCACTGCCTCGGGCCAGGCTGGGGGACCTGGGCTCTGTCTCACAGGACAGCTGCTCCTCCGCTCCAGGTCTCCTGATTGTTCTGGAGCATCGAGAAACCCAGCTTTGTATGGGAAATCTCCCAATTTCAGAATGTTAGCAGCTAGTTCAGAATCAAAATGAAAGAAGCCTAGGGAGCCCGAATCCAACCCCATCACACACCCAGTGGTTGGGGACTCTGCCAGGAGCGCTCACAGAGGGTCACAGCTTGGAGCTTGCTGCTTGCATGCCCTGAGTGACGGAGTGCTCTCTCCAGAGGCAGCGGCGCCTCTGTTAGGTGGTTCTCACTTTGAGAAGAACTTCCTGACGTGGTCATGTAGCATGTTCTCGAGCCTTAAACCTCCCCTGCTCGAGGACCCAGGGATTATACTTAGGTGAAGTAATCATAAATACAGAGGAAAGGTGACACCCAAAGATGTTCCTTGCAGAGGACTGTCATGGTGAAAAAGTTTAATTGGAAACTGTTGAAAATCTCCACTCCTGTGGGATGAGTTAGCTCAGGCTCATCCACTTGGTGGAGTAGCTCATAAAGGACAATACCAGGGAGTTCCTGAGACCGTGGGAACAGGTATGATGCAGCGTCGGGTTAGAACACGGTTCACATCTGCATTTGCAGAATGAGCTTGGTTATATAAAAACCTATCTTGTGGACACAAGAAAACTAGAAAGGTTTAGCGCGTCCTACGAGCAGGCTTTAGGTGGAGGAGATTCAGTGAACTGTCTTCCCTTGAAGCCTCACCAGGGCCCCTGAGGCCACACAGGTCATGGCAGTCCTTCCGATAGGCTGCCCGTCCTTCCTTCATCCAACGCAGTCAGAAACTAGGGGCCGATCCCGTGCCTGGCCCTGGGACTCTGGGAGTCCTGGCCTCCCAGAGCTCACCACAGTTCAGCGGGGGCACAGAAGGGATCAGGTCCTCCCTGTCCGTTGTAGAAAATGCTGTGGCGATGGCCCTTTGGGGTGCCAGGGGCGAGTCTGGCTTACGGGTAGGGGGCAGGTCCAGGAGTAGGGGGCGGGGCAAGAACAGCTCCAGGAACTACAGGGCATCTAAACTGAAGGATAAAGAGTTTTCGGGGCCAGATATGCTCAGGTGTGTCACTGCCCTGCTGGCCTCCTGGGATCCCAGATGCTTCTaaatctccccaccccccaccaagctTCCTTGGTTATTATTCTTGTCTAAGTATTTTTCCAGATGCATCTCAGAACTGTTGTTAAGTTTCTAAAAACACATCATGTTGGAGTTGCATTACATTTATGGGGCGCCTTGGGAGAGCGGCTGTCTTTCCAACGAGAGCAGTGTCACACTCCTTGTTCTAATTGTCACCATTCAGAGAGCCCCCGCCGAGGCGCTGGTGTAACACCTGCCAGGTCTACTACATGGGTGACCTGATCCAACACCGCAGGACGCAGGACCACAAGGTATGAGCTGCAGGGGCACCCACACGTGCTGTCTCCCTGCCATGGGGCTTGTGGGGGTCCTCCTGGcagctcttctctctccccctgccctgtgtCTGTCCTCCATTGCCACCTGCCATCCTGTCTCGAAGCCCACGACGCAGGGAGGGGCTGTGTGTGCCCATGTTCTGGGAAAGGGGTGGAGCACAACCAGCTGATGACAGATGTGGAGGCCTGCAAGTGGGAGAGGAGGTGTTACTGGGCACAGCCTGGCTGCCCCTGGGGACACCGCCCGCCACCCGCTTGGCCTGCCCTCCTTTCATCAGATCGCCAAGCAATCCCTGCGACCTTTCTGCACTGTTTGCAACCGCTATTTCAAGACGCCCCGCAAGTTTGTGGAGCACGTGAAGTCCCAGGGGCACAAGGACAAAGCCAAGGAGGTAACCCCCAGCTCCCTCGGAGGACATGGGCCCAGAGAGGCACAGAGCCTTGGCCGAGACCACACAGTGGGCTGAGGTTTATCCCGGCCTAAACTCGGCAGGTCTGGAGGGATTGGGActctcgggggtgggggtggggtggcaccTCGTGTGCCCAGAGCTGACCTGAGCCCTGGCCCATTCCCCTGGGCAGCTGAAGTTGCTCGAGAAGGAGCTAGCCGGTCAAGATGAGGACCACTTCATCACAGTGGACGCTGTGGGCTGCTTTGAGggtgatgaggaggaggaggaggaagaggaagatgaagaagaagagatCGAGGTGGAGGAGGAATTCTGCAAGCAGGTGCTTAGGGGCGGAGGGGGCGTGGGAGGCAGGCTGGAGGCTGGACTCCCAGCCCAGGCGGGACCTCACCCCGCctcccaggggccaggggccGACGAGCTGACATTTGTAGGCAGTAAGGCCTGCCATGATTTAGTGTGAACAGGACTCTATTCCCTATGACTCGGTGTAAATACACATCATGAGGACGGCAGGGTGGCCAGCTGCAGGACCTCGAAGCCTGGCTGAAATCTTGACCTGTGTTTAGGGAGGGAAAGGGTGTCTTAGGCCAATAAGGGCATGGAGAGAACTATGCGGGGTACACAGAATTCTGTCAGCATGAGGTGAGGTTGATGACGATAATAGCCGTCAGCACTTTCTGagcatttattatatgccaggcatgtACCCACCGCTTTCCTGACTGAATCTCACCAACTTGGACGCCAGGAAGCGAGACTCCAGAGCCCGTACTCCGAACGCCCCAGCTCCCTCCCACGAGCGAGGAGCTGGAGGAGCTGGAGGAACTTGGGTTCTCTTCGtgttaagaaatgaaaagcagcTGCTCTGAGCCAGGCCCTGGTGCTGGCCGTGGGGATATGTGGAGGGCACGGCCCCTGCCCGCCCAGAGCTTGCCCGTTGCCAGTCCAGAGTAGTGAGGGGTAGCCTGAGGGGCACATGGAGGGGTGCAAGGGCGATCCTCAGCCCTAAGCAGGTTTGGGGTGAGGCCACTTTGTTACATGCAATCAGCACTGGCCTGACCTCAGGCAAGCCCCTCGGCTTCTCGGAGCCCCAATTCTTCTGCTTAGAAGTAACGGTCCCAGCTCAGGCTGTGAGGGTGGGCCAAAGCCCAGGGTGGCAAAGGGGAGTGGTTGTCGCCCTTGGAAGGCACATTTGCCTGGTAAGTGAGGAGGGCACTGCTAAGTGTGGTGGGGCTGCCATGGCTGGAGTTGGATGGCCTCGTCTGGAAGGGGCTCGCATCCAGCCGGTGAGACAAGGAGTCCCTGATCACCTGAAACCCAGCTCCCCTGGGACTGAGGTCACTGCAATATCAAGAATTCAGGGAGCTGGCACGGGGGGCTCGTGGTTAAGAGTGTAACCAGGGTTAGGGCTCACCAGGGTTAACTACTCTGCTCCTCTATAAACCCTGGGCAAGTGAGTTAATGTGcgtggacctcagtttcctcttatgTAAGATGGGTGAACCTAGGAAGGTTGTTACGGGATTCAGAGAGGACACTCGTGATGTGTTGCGCACACGTGGCATGGATTATGGTCACTGTGGAagcaggagggcttcctggaggagaggacTGATTGAGCTGAACTCAAAAAGTATAGATTGGGAAGGACAATCTGGCAGGATCAGCTTGTGCAAAGGCTCAGAAAATGCCACCCACAACCTCCCGGATATATTCCTCCTGGGAATCAAGGGGGCGGTGTTGAAGAATGTGGGTGGAAACCAGGCCCCACCAGCGTTTGGGAGGAGCTCAGGGGAAGCTTGAACCAAGGCCCACACTTGCATATTTCTAGGTGAGGTCCAGAGATATATCCATAGAGGAGTGGAAAGGCTCGGAGACCTATAGCCCCAATACCGCATACGGTAAGACCCTAGCCCTGACCCCACTGCAGGAGAGGCCAGGCAGCCTCTCCCCttgtcctcttctctcctctcaccTGGAGGGTGGGCAAGCAAATGGGCTCTTAGAGAGGGAGGGCCACCGGGTTGGCATGGGGGATAAGTGCATAGACGCTGCCGCCCCACAGGTGTGGACTTCCTGGTGCCCGTAATGGGCTACATTTGCCGCATCTGCCACAAGTTCTACCACAGCAACTCGGGGGCACAGCTCTCCCACTGCAAGTCCTTGGCCCACTTCGAGAACCTGCAGGTGAGCTGGGCCTGCTGCTCCACCCGCCCACCCACCCTAGCTGCCGGGCATGGCCAGCAGCCACCTTCCTCCTGTGTTTGGCCTCAGCCCAGGGAGGGAAcctgagcaggggtggggcccagcTCTTTGTGCTATTGTTCTGGGGGGAGCTGAGGGCCAGGGCTGTTAGCTCCAGAGCTCTGGCCTGGGGAGGCTGAGTGCATCATAcagggtcacacacacacacacacacacacacagtcacagcATGTCCGATGCAGTCTCAGCCAGGCTGGGGAGGCAGCTGCTGGGAGGGAGCATATGAGGTGGGCAGGAGGCCCTGCCTTACCTGTACCTTCTGTGTCTAGAAATACAAGAAGGCCAAGAACCCCAGCCCTACCAGCAGGCCCGTGAGCCGCCGGTGTGCAATCAACGCCCGGAACGCCTTGACTGCTCTGTTCACTTCTGGCGGCCGCACACCCACCCAGCCCAGCACCCAGGACACAGCTAAAACCCCCAGCAAGGTGACAGcccaaccccctccacccccactacCACGGCGCTCAACCCGCCTCAAAACCTGATAGAGGGAGCGCCTCAGGACCACCCCGTCTGGGTCTCAGTCTGCTATGCGTTTTAGAAGTCTTGTGTGGAAATTCTGACACGGTTGGTGTTTTTACTGAAAATCTAATAAAAGAAGGTAGTTTGGCCGTACAGTGCCCACCAGCCCTTCTGTCTGGGTGGATAGGGGCAGGGGATACCCCAGCCTGCTATCAGCCAACACCCACCCTCTTTAGGCATGGTGTGGTGGCCGGAGCCAGAAGGCCACAggcaggctccctgagcagggcCTCTGGGGTCACAAGGCATTTTATCCCTCACAGCCTGTTTCCCTCTTTAATGGGGTTATCAGGGCTAGGAAAGCACCTTCACCTTCAACTcagatctcatttaatcctcacagggACCCTAGGGGGCAGGTCTTATTGTGGTCCCCAAATtgtaggtgaagaaactgaggcctagcgaggtcaagtgacttgctaGAGGTCATGCATCTGATGAGTGGCCAGGATTTGCCTCAGGCCTGGGCTCTGGACCCCTGTGCTGGCCTCTCTCCAGCTGGACTCTGGAAACTGAAGTGTAGGCAAAGGGGACCTCCCTGTCCTCTGGTTCTGAGTTTGTGGTTCAATAGCAGGGGCCCACCCTTCTTGTCAGGTGACCCTAAGATGAATCATCAGCGAATGGGGCCCAGGAGGAGTTGGTTCTTTAGTTCTGctatttcctcatttg from Zalophus californianus isolate mZalCal1 chromosome 13, mZalCal1.pri.v2, whole genome shotgun sequence includes these protein-coding regions:
- the CIZ1 gene encoding cip1-interacting zinc finger protein isoform X8; its protein translation is MCRGRLHGPSHPSPARGPWIAGQWRPGEVGWGRSFSKSPAMSPPDDRPLRETDRPRARSRRFPGRRTRGGRPAPPRAPSQPPAAPAAAEAPATMFNQQQQQQLQQLQQQQLLQLLQQSPPQAPLPMAVSRGLPQQQPQQQLLNLQGANSASLLNGSVLQRALLLQQLQGLDQFAMPPATYDSTGLTMPTATLGNLRGYNLAAPNLTAPSLTPPQLATPNLQQFFPQATRQSLLGPPPVGVPMNPSQINLSGRTPQKQARTPSSTPPQRKTIPVEDKSDPPEGSEEAVESRTNTPEDQDSPPCPDDITKEKRTLAPLPESCEASEPPAKRSKSSELPTERGPPGQLQAKVQPRARTTAPKQTQTPELLPEPPEARVLPPLQPRVLQIQAPVQAQAQAQPLTPPADAPVQRRLQKQAQTQTSPDHVGPQPLRKEAELQRQVPPKARPQPPPLPQPLLPPPQPQKQAQTQTCPQAQSPEQPPRQPPGPSPGQPPDQTEGQPQPPPRVSVPALEPASVPDHCVVLETPPDKGDSGADLEEASPEPGGAQVSVESQEDLTSGLDVGECEKRAREMLGVWGAGGSLKVTILQSSDSRAFSTVPVTPMPRAGDSASAALAAASTPSKQTLQFFCYLCKANCSSQQEFQNHMSGAQHQQRLGEIQHMSQACLLSLLPVPRDVLEREDEEPPPRRWCNTCQVYYMGDLIQHRRTQDHKIAKQSLRPFCTVCNRYFKTPRKFVEHVKSQGHKDKAKELKLLEKELAGQDEDHFITVDAVGCFEGDEEEEEEEEDEEEEIEVEEEFCKQVRSRDISIEEWKGSETYSPNTAYGVDFLVPVMGYICRICHKFYHSNSGAQLSHCKSLAHFENLQKYKKAKNPSPTSRPVSRRCAINARNALTALFTSGGRTPTQPSTQDTAKTPSKVTAQPPPPPLPRRSTRLKT
- the CIZ1 gene encoding cip1-interacting zinc finger protein isoform X7, whose product is MCRGRLHGPSHPSPARGPWIAGQWRPGEVGWGRSFSKSPAMSPPDDRPLRETDRPRARSRRFPGRRTRGGRPAPPRAPSQPPAAPAAAEAPATMFNQQQQQQLQQLQQQQLLQLLQQSPPQAPLPMAVSRGLPQQQPQQQLLNLQGANSASLLNGSVLQRALLLQQLQGLDQFAMPPATYDSTGLTMPTATLGNLRGYNLAAPNLTAPSLTPPQLATPNLQQFFPQATRQSLLGPPPVGVPMNPSQINLSGRTPQKQARTPSSTPPQRKDSSSQTIPVEDKSDPPEGSEEAVESRTNTPEDQDSPPCPDDITKEKRTLAPLPESCEASEPPAKRSKSSELPTERGPPGQLQAKVQPRARTTAPKQTQTPELLPEPPEARVLPPLQPRVLQIQAPVQAQAQAQPLTPPADAPVQRRLQKQAQTQTSPDHVGPQPLRKEAELQRQVPPKARPQPPPLPQPLLPPPQPQKQAQTQTCPQAQSPEQPPRQPPGPSPGQPPDQTEGQPQPPPRVSVPALEPASVPDHCVVLETPPDKGDSGADLEEASPEPGGAQVSVESQEDLTSGLDVGECEKRAREMLGVWGAGGSLKVTILQSSDSRAFSTVPVTPMPRAGDSASAALAAASTPSKQTLQFFCYLCKANCSSQQEFQNHMSGAQHQQRLGEIQHMSQACLLSLLPVPRDVLEREDEEPPPRRWCNTCQVYYMGDLIQHRRTQDHKIAKQSLRPFCTVCNRYFKTPRKFVEHVKSQGHKDKAKELKLLEKELAGQDEDHFITVDAVGCFEGDEEEEEEEEDEEEEIEVEEEFCKQVRSRDISIEEWKGSETYSPNTAYGVDFLVPVMGYICRICHKFYHSNSGAQLSHCKSLAHFENLQKYKKAKNPSPTSRPVSRRCAINARNALTALFTSGGRTPTQPSTQDTAKTPSKVTAQPPPPPLPRRSTRLKT